The following coding sequences are from one Deinococcus aerius window:
- a CDS encoding ImmA/IrrE family metallo-endopeptidase, producing MRELASAYARGLPGLDTHSLMSGLDATLTFMPMGDRDGAYDPEHRVVLINSRVRPERQRFTLAHEISHALLLGDDDLLSDLHDAYEGERLEQVIETLCNVGAAAILMPDALIDELLARFGPSGRALAELARRADVSASSALYALAERTAAPVLYAVCAVARLEAEPGDEERPTGKALTVRASGGAPGVKYSLRPGTLIPAEHPVAAALETHLPIAQESYVPFRSGRRMPAYVDAFPERQRVMVSFTLTPRPAKGGESDESAG from the coding sequence ATGCGGGAGTTGGCCTCGGCCTATGCCCGGGGTCTTCCCGGTTTGGATACCCACAGCCTGATGAGTGGGCTGGACGCCACCCTGACTTTCATGCCGATGGGGGACCGTGACGGGGCGTACGACCCCGAACACCGGGTGGTGCTGATCAACAGCCGGGTGCGGCCCGAGCGTCAGCGCTTTACCCTCGCCCACGAGATCAGCCACGCCCTGCTGCTGGGCGACGACGACCTGCTCAGCGACCTGCACGACGCCTACGAGGGCGAGCGGCTGGAACAGGTCATCGAGACGCTGTGCAACGTGGGGGCGGCCGCGATCCTGATGCCGGACGCGCTGATCGACGAGCTGCTCGCCCGCTTCGGACCCAGCGGGCGGGCGCTGGCGGAACTCGCCCGGCGGGCGGACGTGAGTGCGAGCAGCGCCCTGTATGCCCTCGCGGAGCGGACCGCCGCGCCCGTGCTCTATGCGGTCTGCGCCGTGGCCCGGCTGGAGGCGGAGCCCGGCGACGAGGAGCGGCCTACCGGCAAGGCGCTGACCGTGCGGGCCAGTGGCGGCGCCCCCGGCGTGAAGTACAGCCTGCGGCCCGGCACCCTGATCCCGGCGGAACATCCGGTTGCCGCCGCGCTGGAAACGCACCTGCCCATCGCCCAGGAGAGCTACGTGCCCTTCCGTTCCGGTCGGCGGATGCCCGCCTACGTGGACGCCTTTCCCGAGCGGCAGCGGGTGATGGTGAGCTTCACCCTGACGCCCCGGCCCGCCAAGGGCGGCGAGAGCGATGAGTCCGCCGGTTGA
- the folP gene encoding dihydropteroate synthase has translation MSPPVEGWTGRAHALTFGFPVPGGERAADGWRVTWRGCAVMGVLNVTPDSFSDGGRYASLEAAVTRARAMRDAGARVIDVGGESTRPGAEPVPAEQELDRVRPVLRALAGEGALLSVDTMKPEVAREALAAGAHLVNDVTGLRDPGMVEVCAGAGAPACVMHMRGEPRTMQRSPQYRDVVAEVHAFLRERAAAVLAAGVPSVLLDPGLGFGKTAAHNLALLRALPELTCGPHPVLVGASRKKMIDLLAGVPNAADRDPGSLALHLHAARQGAAMVRVHAAGVHVQALRVQAALEDPTFTPGR, from the coding sequence ATGAGTCCGCCGGTTGAGGGCTGGACGGGGCGGGCCCACGCCCTGACCTTCGGCTTCCCGGTGCCGGGGGGAGAGCGCGCGGCGGACGGATGGCGGGTCACCTGGAGGGGCTGCGCCGTGATGGGCGTTCTCAACGTCACGCCGGACAGCTTCAGCGATGGGGGCAGGTACGCTTCGCTGGAGGCGGCCGTCACCCGGGCGCGCGCCATGCGCGACGCGGGCGCCCGGGTCATCGATGTGGGCGGCGAGAGTACCCGGCCCGGCGCGGAGCCGGTGCCCGCCGAACAGGAACTCGACCGGGTGCGGCCCGTGCTGCGCGCGTTGGCGGGCGAGGGCGCGCTGCTCAGCGTGGACACCATGAAGCCGGAGGTGGCCCGTGAGGCGCTCGCGGCGGGCGCCCACCTGGTCAACGACGTGACGGGGCTGCGGGACCCCGGGATGGTGGAGGTCTGCGCCGGGGCGGGCGCCCCCGCCTGCGTGATGCACATGCGGGGCGAGCCGCGCACCATGCAGCGCTCGCCCCAGTACCGCGACGTGGTCGCCGAGGTCCACGCCTTTCTGCGGGAGCGCGCGGCAGCCGTCCTCGCGGCGGGCGTGCCGTCGGTGCTGCTCGACCCCGGGCTGGGGTTCGGGAAGACGGCCGCGCACAACCTCGCCCTGCTGCGGGCCCTGCCGGAGCTGACCTGCGGGCCGCATCCCGTGCTGGTGGGCGCGAGCCGCAAAAAGATGATCGATCTGCTGGCGGGGGTGCCGAACGCCGCTGACCGCGACCCCGGCAGCCTGGCCCTGCACCTGCACGCGGCGCGGCAGGGGGCGGCAATGGTGCGCGTCCACGCGGCGGGGGTCCATGTCCAGGCCCTGCGGGTCCAGGCGGCGCTGGAGGACCCCACCTTCACCCCCGGTCGCTAG
- a CDS encoding acyl-CoA-binding protein, protein MPETEAVQRAFERAQQDVQGLSRKPGNDILLKLYALYKQGTVGDVTGARPGGFDFVGGAKYDAWAARRGQDQEDAQREYVALVDALKARG, encoded by the coding sequence ATGCCAGAAACAGAAGCGGTGCAGCGGGCCTTCGAGCGGGCGCAGCAGGACGTGCAGGGCCTTTCCAGAAAGCCCGGCAACGACATCCTCCTCAAGCTGTACGCGCTGTACAAGCAGGGTACAGTCGGTGACGTGACGGGAGCGCGCCCGGGTGGGTTCGACTTCGTGGGCGGGGCCAAGTACGACGCCTGGGCGGCGCGGCGGGGGCAAGACCAGGAGGACGCGCAGCGCGAGTACGTGGCCCTCGTGGATGCCCTTAAAGCGCGGGGCTGA